In the genome of Paracoccus tegillarcae, one region contains:
- the tsaB gene encoding tRNA (adenosine(37)-N6)-threonylcarbamoyltransferase complex dimerization subunit type 1 TsaB, which yields MSRDLPLALAFDTSAAHCAVALLAGDRVLAERVEPMTKGQAERLFPLLDEILAEAGLGWADLDVIGVGTGPGNFTGIRIAVAAARGLALSLRIPAIGISVTEAAALDLPRPCRVVIPSRKDQVIWQDFGLEGEGRPQQAAADTLPPGPAPAAPLMPLAVAMARIALARRHTPAPRPAPIYLRPADAAPSRDAPVVMLP from the coding sequence ATGAGCCGCGATCTGCCGCTCGCCCTGGCCTTCGACACCTCTGCCGCGCATTGCGCCGTCGCGCTGCTGGCGGGCGATCGGGTGCTGGCCGAGCGGGTCGAGCCGATGACCAAAGGCCAGGCCGAGCGGCTGTTTCCCCTGCTGGACGAGATACTCGCCGAGGCCGGCTTGGGCTGGGCTGATCTGGACGTGATCGGCGTGGGCACGGGCCCCGGAAACTTTACCGGCATCCGCATCGCGGTCGCCGCCGCACGCGGGCTGGCCCTGTCGCTGAGGATCCCGGCCATTGGCATCAGTGTAACCGAAGCCGCCGCGCTTGATCTGCCGCGGCCCTGCCGGGTGGTGATCCCCTCGCGGAAAGATCAGGTTATCTGGCAGGATTTCGGGCTGGAAGGCGAGGGTCGGCCACAGCAAGCCGCGGCCGATACGCTGCCGCCCGGCCCTGCACCTGCCGCCCCGCTGATGCCGCTGGCGGTCGCCATGGCCCGGATCGCGCTGGCCCGCCGTCACACCCCTGCGCCCCGCCCTGCCCCGATCTATCTGCGCCCCGCCGATGCGGCACCGTCACGCGATGCGCCTGTGGTGATGCTGCCGTGA
- a CDS encoding 5-bromo-4-chloroindolyl phosphate hydrolysis family protein, which yields MAQRYGGKYSPDGQQRGPGDPQAVQPMGAMRHALESRVKWVTIAASPFLLGAFGQTPTGLVTDLAAFGTMALAGWLTREGLQAQAAYEARRVAKRPAFPRKLFGSVLTGLGLAVGAAEPGAYADGALIGMAGAALHWLSFGPDPMRDKGMEGVDSFQQDRVARMVGEGQRYLDGMKEAVLRTGDRRLESRVSMFEATVHDLFRQVEQNPEDLSAARRYMGVYLMGARDATVKFVDVYSQTRDARTREDYEALLADLETNFAARTGAFLDGSRTDLDIEIQVLRDRLAREGVDSPERAATALESQDAVTMDELLRARDKAETKS from the coding sequence ATGGCACAGCGTTACGGTGGAAAATACTCGCCCGATGGCCAGCAGCGCGGCCCCGGTGATCCGCAGGCGGTCCAACCGATGGGGGCGATGCGGCACGCGCTGGAAAGCCGCGTCAAATGGGTCACCATCGCCGCATCGCCGTTTCTGCTGGGGGCGTTCGGCCAAACCCCAACCGGCTTGGTCACCGATCTGGCGGCCTTTGGCACCATGGCGCTGGCGGGTTGGCTGACCCGCGAAGGCTTGCAGGCCCAAGCCGCCTACGAGGCACGCCGCGTCGCCAAACGCCCGGCCTTTCCGCGCAAATTGTTCGGCAGCGTCCTGACCGGGCTGGGTCTTGCCGTCGGCGCGGCCGAACCCGGTGCCTATGCAGACGGCGCGCTGATCGGCATGGCGGGTGCGGCGCTGCATTGGCTGTCCTTTGGCCCCGACCCGATGCGCGACAAGGGGATGGAAGGCGTCGACAGCTTTCAGCAAGACCGCGTGGCGCGGATGGTTGGCGAAGGACAGCGCTATCTGGACGGCATGAAAGAGGCGGTCCTGCGCACCGGCGACCGACGGCTCGAGTCGCGGGTGTCGATGTTCGAGGCGACCGTGCATGACCTCTTTCGTCAGGTCGAACAGAACCCAGAGGATCTGTCCGCTGCGCGGCGATATATGGGCGTCTATCTGATGGGCGCTCGTGATGCGACGGTGAAGTTCGTCGATGTCTATTCGCAGACCCGCGATGCCCGCACCCGCGAGGATTACGAGGCGCTGCTGGCCGATCTGGAAACCAATTTCGCCGCACGGACGGGTGCCTTTCTGGACGGCAGCCGCACCGATCTGGATATCGAGATCCAGGTGTTGCGTGACCGGCTGGCACGCGAGGGTGTCGACAGCCCCGAACGCGCTGCGACCGCGCTGGAAAGCCAGGATGCGGTCACCATGGACGAGTTGTTGCGCGCGCGTGACAAGGCTGAAACCAAATCCTGA
- a CDS encoding BMP family lipoprotein — protein sequence MSLMKTLFAGTALVALSAGVAAAEPALIFDLGGKFDKSFNEAANNGAVRWAEETGGSYKELEMQSEAQREQALRRLAETGANPIIMTGFAFGDVLNKVAPDYPDTKFGIIDMVVEQPNVQSVVFTEEQGSYLAGIMAAMASETDTVGFIGGMDIPLIHKFECGFAQGFKSVKPEGNVLINYTGTTPAAWNDPVKGGELAKAQISQGADVVYAAAGGTGIGVLQAVADGGKLGVGVDSNQNHLHPGSMLTSMVKRVDNAVFDAFTAGADLEAGVKVMDLKADGVAVAIDDDNKDLVTAEMQTAIDEATAQIADGSVAVHDYMTDNTCPVQ from the coding sequence ATGTCTCTGATGAAAACCCTTTTCGCCGGAACCGCGCTGGTCGCGCTGAGCGCCGGCGTCGCGGCGGCAGAGCCGGCGCTGATCTTTGATCTGGGCGGCAAGTTCGACAAATCCTTCAACGAAGCCGCCAATAACGGCGCCGTGCGTTGGGCCGAGGAAACCGGCGGCAGCTACAAGGAACTGGAGATGCAGTCCGAGGCGCAGCGCGAACAGGCCCTGCGCCGCTTGGCTGAAACCGGCGCCAATCCGATCATCATGACCGGCTTTGCCTTTGGCGACGTGCTGAACAAGGTCGCGCCCGACTATCCCGACACCAAGTTCGGCATCATCGACATGGTGGTCGAACAGCCGAACGTGCAATCGGTTGTCTTTACCGAGGAACAGGGCAGCTATCTGGCCGGGATCATGGCCGCAATGGCATCGGAAACCGATACCGTCGGCTTTATCGGCGGCATGGACATTCCGCTGATCCACAAGTTCGAATGCGGCTTTGCGCAGGGCTTCAAATCGGTCAAGCCCGAGGGCAACGTGCTGATCAACTATACCGGCACCACGCCTGCGGCATGGAACGACCCGGTCAAGGGCGGTGAACTGGCCAAGGCGCAGATCAGCCAGGGCGCGGACGTGGTCTATGCGGCTGCCGGCGGCACCGGCATCGGCGTGCTGCAAGCCGTGGCAGATGGCGGCAAGCTGGGCGTTGGCGTCGACAGCAACCAGAACCACCTGCATCCGGGCAGCATGCTGACCTCGATGGTCAAGCGCGTCGACAACGCCGTCTTTGACGCGTTCACCGCAGGCGCTGATCTGGAGGCCGGCGTCAAGGTGATGGACCTGAAAGCAGACGGCGTCGCCGTTGCGATCGACGATGACAACAAGGATCTGGTAACCGCCGAAATGCAGACTGCGATCGACGAGGCGACAGCCCAGATCGCCGATGGCAGCGTCGCGGTGCACGATTACATGACCGATAACACCTGCCCGGTCCAGTAA
- a CDS encoding FtsX-like permease family protein, which yields MSGLWHSLSAGAQDALVLAAILAPALLLGWMICRGLLVGPLVRSLLRRYRWTNLAFVLLVALSVALGVGLIAQERGLRQASARVAEKFDLIVAAPGDEVSMLMATVYLQAVDAPLLDGATWQALTEAAGDRATLTPIAYGDSWQGHPIVGSTADFVAHLSGLLAEGAIFGTPDEAVIGARVPLAVGGEVEPAHGHGALAEDHAHEGVHLHVTGRMAPTGSPWDDAIIQPVEGVWLTHGLGNGHDDIESQRIGPPFDAEHFPGSPAVLVTTPDLPTAYGLQSQFTTRDTMAFFPGAVLSRLHGLMGNMREIMSVMSLGTQALVAAAVMAGLIVLSQLFERRLALLRALGAPSRAVFAVVWSYAAVLLGAGSVLGLGLGFLAVRVLSGLLSARTGLLIRPMMGWSELHLVATYFTIALLFALVPAAIALTRPVAERLRR from the coding sequence ATGAGCGGTCTCTGGCACAGCTTGTCGGCTGGCGCGCAGGATGCGCTGGTTCTGGCCGCCATTCTTGCTCCGGCGCTGTTGTTGGGCTGGATGATCTGTCGCGGGTTGCTGGTAGGGCCGCTGGTTCGCAGCCTGTTGCGCCGCTATCGCTGGACCAACCTTGCCTTCGTTTTGCTGGTGGCGCTGTCGGTTGCACTGGGGGTCGGGCTGATCGCGCAGGAACGCGGGTTGCGTCAGGCCTCGGCGCGGGTGGCGGAAAAGTTCGACCTGATCGTCGCTGCGCCGGGTGACGAGGTGTCCATGCTGATGGCCACCGTCTACCTGCAGGCCGTTGATGCGCCGTTGCTGGACGGTGCCACCTGGCAGGCACTGACCGAGGCCGCAGGCGACCGCGCCACCCTGACGCCGATTGCCTATGGTGACAGCTGGCAGGGTCATCCGATCGTCGGCAGCACTGCGGATTTCGTCGCGCATCTGTCGGGGCTGCTGGCCGAGGGTGCGATCTTTGGCACCCCCGATGAGGCCGTGATCGGCGCGCGCGTGCCCTTGGCCGTGGGCGGCGAGGTGGAACCCGCCCATGGCCATGGCGCGCTGGCCGAGGATCACGCGCATGAGGGTGTGCATCTGCATGTCACCGGGCGCATGGCGCCCACCGGCAGCCCGTGGGACGACGCGATCATTCAGCCGGTCGAGGGCGTCTGGCTGACCCATGGGCTGGGCAACGGCCATGATGATATCGAAAGCCAACGGATCGGCCCCCCTTTCGACGCCGAGCATTTTCCCGGCAGCCCGGCGGTTCTGGTCACGACGCCGGATCTGCCCACGGCCTACGGGCTGCAATCGCAATTCACCACGCGCGATACGATGGCCTTCTTTCCCGGCGCGGTGCTGTCCCGGCTGCATGGGCTGATGGGCAATATGCGCGAAATCATGTCGGTCATGTCGCTTGGCACACAGGCTTTGGTCGCCGCTGCGGTCATGGCCGGTCTGATCGTGCTGTCCCAACTGTTCGAACGGCGGTTGGCCCTGCTGCGTGCCTTGGGTGCACCCTCGCGCGCGGTCTTTGCGGTTGTCTGGTCTTATGCTGCGGTTTTGCTGGGCGCCGGCTCTGTCCTTGGGTTGGGTTTGGGGTTTCTCGCCGTGCGCGTGCTGTCTGGCCTGCTATCGGCGCGTACCGGTCTGCTGATCCGCCCCATGATGGGCTGGTCTGAACTGCATCTGGTTGCCACCTATTTCACCATCGCCCTGCTGTTCGCACTGGTCCCGGCGGCAATTGCGCTGACACGACCCGTTGCCGAAAGACTGCGCCGCTAA
- a CDS encoding GNAT family N-acetyltransferase, whose protein sequence is MSPDALAELHRRCFDVPRPWTAAEFAGLLQGPHAFLLNRPNGFLLGRVVADEAELLTLAVAPEARRHGIGAALTRDFSSSARKRGAAEAFLEVAANNHPAIALYQAQGWQNVGRRPGYYTPEIDGLTLRLAL, encoded by the coding sequence GTGAGCCCGGATGCGCTGGCGGAACTGCACCGGCGCTGCTTTGATGTGCCCCGCCCGTGGACGGCAGCCGAGTTTGCGGGCCTGCTGCAGGGGCCGCACGCCTTTCTGCTGAACCGACCGAATGGCTTTCTGCTGGGCCGGGTCGTCGCGGACGAGGCCGAGTTGCTGACCCTCGCCGTCGCCCCCGAGGCACGACGGCACGGTATCGGCGCAGCCCTGACGCGGGATTTTTCCAGCAGCGCGCGCAAACGCGGCGCGGCTGAGGCATTCCTGGAAGTGGCCGCAAACAACCACCCGGCGATTGCCCTCTATCAGGCGCAGGGATGGCAGAATGTCGGGCGTCGGCCGGGCTATTATACCCCTGAAATTGACGGTCTGACGCTGCGCCTTGCGCTTTGA
- a CDS encoding alkaline phosphatase, with amino-acid sequence MSIRIPATAIGLLFATGAAAQVTISQQESPWYTDAQAHIAELEAVQPNTDRAKNVILFVADGNGIGTNYATRLWVGQQTGGMGDDHVLPQETFPNVALVKTYTTNGQTPDSAPTASAMNTGIKSRNGTINIDDAGAYDSCDAAANAGLTTFSEIVSDMGKSVGIVTTARITHATPAAVYSRTANRDWEDDTQLPENCAQKDIALQMADAISAGTIDFAMGGGRQHFLPNGITDDEGKEGRRVDDRNLVEEIKANGWQYVWNDETARAADLSQPVLGLFEASHMKYEHDRTGEPSLAEMTEMAITNLSQNEDGYYLEIESGRVDHANHAGNLHRTVTDGAAFADAIAMALSMVDTAETLIIVTADHSHAVNFNGYCGRGTPITGLCYEVDDQGHEHTDTPSMALDGKPYTVAGYLNGAGSILHQEEGANDWSGSRPDLTQEEATDPDYLQQALLPMPSETHSGEDVAVMSTGPWSHLFRGVIEQNLIFHVMLKAVTAE; translated from the coding sequence ATGTCAATTCGCATCCCTGCCACCGCCATTGGACTTCTGTTCGCAACCGGGGCTGCTGCCCAGGTCACCATTTCTCAGCAGGAAAGCCCCTGGTACACCGATGCTCAGGCTCATATCGCCGAGTTGGAGGCCGTTCAGCCGAATACAGACCGCGCAAAGAACGTCATCCTGTTCGTAGCTGACGGGAACGGTATCGGTACCAATTACGCAACGCGCCTGTGGGTGGGCCAGCAGACAGGCGGCATGGGGGACGACCATGTTCTGCCGCAAGAGACATTCCCCAACGTTGCTCTGGTGAAAACCTATACCACCAACGGCCAGACCCCGGATTCCGCGCCAACCGCCAGCGCGATGAACACAGGTATCAAGTCGCGCAATGGCACGATCAATATCGACGATGCCGGTGCCTATGACAGCTGCGATGCCGCCGCAAATGCCGGCCTTACCACCTTTTCCGAGATCGTCAGTGACATGGGCAAATCGGTGGGCATCGTCACCACCGCACGCATCACCCATGCCACCCCGGCGGCAGTCTATTCCAGGACCGCCAATCGCGACTGGGAAGACGATACCCAGCTTCCCGAGAACTGCGCGCAAAAGGACATTGCCCTGCAGATGGCCGACGCGATCAGCGCCGGGACCATCGACTTTGCGATGGGCGGCGGGCGTCAGCACTTTCTGCCCAACGGCATCACCGATGACGAAGGCAAGGAGGGCCGCCGCGTCGATGACCGCAATCTGGTCGAGGAGATCAAGGCCAACGGTTGGCAATATGTCTGGAACGACGAGACGGCACGCGCCGCCGATCTGTCGCAGCCGGTTCTGGGCCTGTTCGAGGCCAGCCACATGAAATATGAACATGACCGCACCGGCGAGCCTTCGTTGGCAGAGATGACCGAAATGGCCATCACCAACCTGTCGCAGAACGAGGATGGCTATTACCTTGAGATCGAGTCGGGCCGTGTTGATCACGCCAATCACGCTGGCAACCTGCATCGCACGGTGACAGACGGGGCAGCCTTTGCCGATGCCATTGCAATGGCCCTGTCGATGGTCGACACCGCCGAGACGCTGATCATCGTCACGGCCGATCACAGCCACGCGGTGAACTTCAACGGCTATTGCGGGCGCGGCACGCCGATCACCGGCCTGTGCTATGAGGTCGATGATCAGGGCCATGAGCACACTGATACGCCCAGCATGGCGCTGGACGGCAAGCCCTATACCGTTGCCGGTTATCTGAACGGCGCCGGCTCGATCCTGCATCAGGAGGAGGGCGCGAATGACTGGAGCGGGTCGCGGCCGGACCTGACCCAGGAAGAGGCAACCGATCCCGATTACCTGCAACAGGCGCTGCTGCCCATGCCTTCCGAGACGCATTCCGGCGAGGATGTCGCGGTCATGTCCACCGGCCCCTGGTCGCATCTGTTCCGCGGCGTGATCGAGCAGAACCTGATCTTTCACGTCATGCTCAAGGCTGTGACCGCCGAGTAG
- a CDS encoding ABC transporter ATP-binding protein, giving the protein MSLALSIRDLRVRAGDRDLLSLNRLDLPPGSLTGIRGPSGAGKTTALHAMAGLIAGQGRLAWGDTDLCGLSDAQRTRFRGDHIGMIFQDFILFEEMTARQNAMIAAMFRPDRRSLARRTDALMERLGIAPLADRRAELLSGGERQRVAVVRALAHDPAILLADEPTASLDRPTADALIADLAALSRDAGRSVVIVSHDEQVWASMDRTLTIRDGRLVADP; this is encoded by the coding sequence ATGAGTCTGGCGCTTTCGATCCGTGATCTCCGGGTTCGCGCGGGCGACCGGGATTTGCTGTCTCTGAACCGGCTGGACCTGCCACCCGGCAGCCTGACGGGCATTCGCGGGCCATCGGGGGCAGGCAAGACCACCGCGCTGCACGCTATGGCGGGGCTGATCGCGGGGCAGGGGCGGCTGGCCTGGGGGGATACGGATCTCTGCGGTCTGTCGGATGCGCAGCGCACGCGGTTTCGCGGCGATCATATTGGCATGATCTTTCAGGATTTCATCCTGTTCGAGGAAATGACCGCGCGCCAGAACGCGATGATCGCGGCCATGTTCCGGCCTGACCGCAGATCGCTGGCGCGCCGCACCGATGCGTTGATGGAACGCCTGGGTATCGCACCGCTGGCCGATCGCAGGGCCGAACTGCTGTCGGGCGGCGAACGTCAGCGCGTGGCGGTCGTTCGTGCATTGGCGCATGACCCCGCCATTCTGCTGGCCGATGAGCCGACGGCCAGCCTTGATCGCCCCACTGCCGATGCGCTGATCGCCGATCTTGCGGCGCTGTCGCGCGACGCAGGTCGCAGCGTGGTCATTGTCAGCCATGATGAGCAGGTCTGGGCGTCCATGGACCGGACGCTGACCATCCGTGACGGCAGATTGGTGGCGGATCCATGA
- a CDS encoding sugar transferase, translating into MPLSKRLFDIVFATLLLLPVLLLMGGVALALLITQGRPIIYSARRMSGLKQSFTLWKFRTMSVEESDYGVTGPHKNARITRFGHFLRRTRIDELPQLFNILKGDMSFVGPRPPNREHVEQYPTVYAQVLKSRPGVTGLATLIYHRHEGRILSSCSSAEATEFVYRRRCLPAKLRLDLIYQRHRSIMMDVWIMWQTVRIVTVGVGRRRRRLRRQQQSDV; encoded by the coding sequence ATGCCCCTGTCAAAGCGTCTCTTTGATATTGTCTTCGCGACACTGCTGCTGCTGCCCGTGCTGCTGCTGATGGGCGGTGTTGCTCTGGCACTGTTGATCACACAGGGCCGACCGATCATTTACAGCGCAAGGCGCATGTCTGGGTTGAAACAGTCCTTCACGCTGTGGAAATTCCGCACCATGAGTGTCGAGGAAAGCGATTACGGCGTCACCGGCCCGCACAAGAATGCCCGGATCACGCGTTTCGGCCATTTCCTGCGCCGGACCCGGATCGACGAGTTGCCGCAGTTGTTCAACATCCTCAAGGGCGACATGAGCTTTGTCGGACCCCGGCCACCCAATCGCGAACATGTCGAACAATACCCGACCGTCTACGCGCAGGTGCTGAAAAGCCGTCCGGGTGTCACCGGGCTTGCGACCTTGATCTATCACCGTCACGAGGGGCGCATCCTGTCTTCGTGCAGCAGCGCCGAAGCGACTGAATTCGTCTATCGCCGCCGCTGCCTGCCCGCCAAGCTGCGACTGGATCTGATCTATCAGCGGCATCGTTCGATCATGATGGATGTCTGGATCATGTGGCAGACGGTAAGGATCGTGACAGTCGGCGTCGGGCGCCGTAGACGTCGCCTTCGCAGGCAGCAGCAATCGGACGTCTGA
- a CDS encoding NifU family protein, producing the protein MFIQTETTPNPATLKFLPGETVLGNGTADFPTGDTAGKSPLAARIFAVQGVNGVFLGGDFVTVTKSDETDWDHLKPSVLGAIMEHYQSGAPAIEGEAAENSGHASHDGPDGEIVDQIKELLDTRVRPAVAQDGGDITFHGFDRGIVYLHMQGACAGCPSSTLTLKMGIENLLRHYIPEVIEVRPVA; encoded by the coding sequence ATGTTCATTCAGACCGAGACCACGCCAAACCCCGCCACGCTGAAATTTCTGCCGGGCGAGACTGTTTTGGGTAATGGCACCGCCGACTTCCCCACAGGCGACACTGCGGGCAAGTCACCGCTGGCCGCGCGCATCTTTGCGGTGCAGGGCGTCAACGGCGTGTTTCTGGGCGGCGATTTCGTGACCGTGACCAAGTCGGATGAGACCGATTGGGATCACCTCAAGCCCTCGGTTCTGGGGGCGATCATGGAACACTACCAGTCCGGCGCGCCCGCCATCGAAGGCGAAGCCGCCGAGAATAGCGGCCATGCCAGCCATGACGGGCCCGATGGTGAGATCGTCGACCAGATCAAGGAATTGCTGGACACCCGCGTCCGCCCCGCCGTGGCGCAGGATGGTGGCGACATCACCTTTCACGGCTTTGATCGCGGGATTGTCTATCTGCATATGCAGGGTGCCTGCGCGGGCTGCCCCTCTTCGACCCTGACGTTGAAGATGGGCATCGAGAACCTGCTGCGCCACTATATCCCAGAGGTGATCGAGGTTCGCCCCGTTGCCTGA
- the truA gene encoding tRNA pseudouridine(38-40) synthase TruA, whose protein sequence is MPRFALKIDYDGAPFAGWQAQADQPTVQGAIETALARLDRGFAAGARIAAAGRTDAGVHATGQVAHADLEKDWDPFRLSEALNWHLKPAPVAVLQAARVDDSFHARFSASERRYTFRLIARRGPVTHDRGLVWQVLNPLNVEAMREGAAHLIGRHDFTTFRSSICQAQSPVKTMDEISIEEIALPQGAEYLFHLRARSFLHNQVRSIVGTLERVGAGAWEPIRVAEALAACDRAACGPVCPPHGLYLTGVGYPQNPFRSGTDS, encoded by the coding sequence ATGCCCCGCTTTGCGCTGAAGATCGACTATGACGGCGCCCCCTTCGCTGGCTGGCAGGCACAGGCCGACCAGCCGACGGTTCAGGGGGCGATAGAGACTGCTCTGGCGCGGCTGGACCGCGGCTTTGCTGCGGGCGCACGGATCGCGGCGGCGGGCCGCACCGATGCGGGCGTTCATGCCACGGGTCAGGTCGCGCATGCCGATCTGGAAAAGGACTGGGACCCGTTTCGTCTGTCCGAGGCGCTGAACTGGCATCTGAAACCGGCACCTGTCGCGGTCTTGCAGGCGGCCCGGGTAGATGACAGCTTTCACGCGCGCTTTTCTGCGTCAGAGCGGCGCTATACTTTCCGCCTGATCGCACGCCGCGGGCCGGTCACCCATGATCGCGGTCTGGTCTGGCAGGTGCTGAACCCGCTGAACGTCGAGGCCATGCGCGAAGGTGCGGCGCATCTGATCGGGCGGCATGATTTCACCACATTCCGGTCCTCGATCTGTCAGGCGCAAAGCCCGGTCAAGACGATGGACGAGATCAGCATCGAGGAAATCGCCCTGCCACAGGGCGCCGAGTATCTGTTCCATCTGCGCGCGAGGTCGTTCCTGCACAATCAGGTTCGTTCGATAGTCGGCACATTAGAGCGTGTCGGCGCAGGCGCATGGGAACCGATACGCGTGGCCGAGGCGCTGGCGGCATGTGACCGCGCGGCCTGCGGCCCCGTCTGCCCGCCGCACGGTCTTTACCTGACCGGCGTAGGTTATCCGCAGAACCCGTTCAGGTCCGGCACTGATAGCTAG
- a CDS encoding universal stress protein has translation MRKFLVLLDDSRECLNAMRFAAMRAANTGGAVIVMAVIAAEEIQHGLGVADVMRAEARERIEAHFEVFAKWMRDRPKVEPELVIREGDPADELLAQVGEDPLIGVVVLGIAAEKGAKNPIINRLLREAGVLGCPVTLVPGDISKERLEAIT, from the coding sequence ATGCGCAAATTTCTCGTCCTCCTGGACGATAGCCGTGAATGCCTGAACGCGATGCGTTTTGCCGCAATGCGGGCAGCGAATACAGGGGGTGCGGTCATTGTGATGGCCGTCATTGCAGCCGAAGAAATCCAGCATGGGCTGGGGGTTGCGGATGTCATGCGGGCCGAGGCGCGCGAACGCATCGAGGCCCATTTCGAGGTTTTCGCCAAGTGGATGCGCGACCGCCCCAAGGTCGAGCCGGAACTGGTGATCCGCGAGGGTGATCCGGCCGACGAACTACTGGCGCAGGTCGGCGAAGATCCGCTGATCGGTGTGGTCGTACTGGGCATCGCCGCCGAGAAGGGCGCCAAAAACCCGATCATCAATCGCCTGCTGCGCGAAGCCGGCGTTCTGGGCTGTCCGGTCACGCTGGTCCCAGGGGATATTTCCAAGGAACGACTGGAAGCCATTACCTGA